One genomic segment of Salinigranum rubrum includes these proteins:
- a CDS encoding PAS domain-containing protein gives MNDRSIRLLHVDDDMAFAEMVAQFLRQEQGDFTVETVSDVPTALDRLESEEFDCVVSDYEMPGETGLDLLRAVRERWLDLPFVLFTGRGSEEIAAKAISAGVSDYLQKSGGVEQYTVLANRVENLVTGHRSERALRQRIDAIETAREGIALVGSGGAVTYANHAFAETFGYEDEGVVGRRAADLFVDDTFETEIRPTLAEEEWTGEVLMCRRDGTELLADVAVSRTAGDELVCTVRDISADERREHDLFVRSRAMETAPFGIVVTDPSLSDNGIVYANEGFERLTGYTESEILGENCRFLQGEATDSESVAAMREAIDNEEPVSVELRNYRKDGTAFWNRVLISPIRDDEGTVTNFVGFQEDVTEHVETRRENEAVFERVSDAFFALDREWRYTYVNERAAELAGRSVEELLGTCVWETSPEEVDTVFEREAKRAMETQKTVAFEEYYPPLDAWFRVRLYPSETGLSVYFRDIGEQKATERRLDQRTEWIETFGDVLSHDLRTPLAALRGRLQLARETGADEHFDAAEESLARVEALVDDLATVMREGSLVGDQSVVDIGRVARTVWTTIDTPEATLRVEGVRPVRADEQALMRLLQNLFRNSVEHSSTSSRPWADDSVEHGSTSPRSQAREDSVEHDSTNGRPEGEDAAAVEEGGEHGESTVTVTLGMLDEGGGFYVADDGPGIPEGERDRVFELGYTTKPAGSGFGLMSVQQIAMAHDWELSVTESEAGGARFEIRGVETSKGDDTD, from the coding sequence ATGAATGACCGCTCGATACGTCTCCTTCACGTCGACGACGACATGGCGTTCGCGGAGATGGTCGCCCAGTTCTTACGGCAAGAACAGGGGGATTTCACGGTCGAGACCGTGTCGGACGTACCGACGGCGCTCGACAGGCTCGAGTCGGAGGAGTTCGACTGCGTCGTCTCGGACTACGAGATGCCCGGCGAGACGGGACTCGACCTGCTTCGAGCGGTCCGAGAGCGGTGGCTGGACCTCCCGTTCGTGCTGTTCACCGGACGGGGGTCGGAGGAGATAGCCGCCAAGGCCATCTCGGCCGGAGTGAGCGACTACCTCCAGAAGAGCGGCGGGGTGGAGCAGTACACCGTCCTCGCCAACCGGGTGGAGAACCTGGTGACGGGACATCGGAGCGAGCGCGCCCTGCGACAGCGAATCGACGCCATCGAGACGGCCCGCGAGGGCATCGCTCTGGTCGGGTCCGGCGGGGCCGTCACCTACGCCAACCACGCGTTCGCGGAGACGTTCGGATACGAGGACGAGGGGGTGGTCGGACGGAGAGCGGCGGACCTCTTCGTCGACGACACGTTCGAGACGGAGATCCGACCGACCCTCGCCGAGGAGGAGTGGACGGGCGAGGTGCTGATGTGTCGGCGCGACGGGACGGAGTTGCTCGCCGACGTCGCCGTCTCGCGGACCGCCGGCGACGAACTCGTCTGTACCGTCCGGGACATCTCGGCCGACGAGCGCCGCGAGCACGACCTGTTCGTGAGGAGTCGGGCGATGGAGACCGCACCGTTCGGTATCGTCGTGACCGACCCGTCGCTTTCGGACAACGGCATCGTCTACGCGAACGAGGGGTTCGAGCGGTTGACCGGCTACACCGAGTCGGAGATACTCGGGGAGAACTGTCGATTTCTCCAGGGCGAAGCGACCGATTCCGAGTCCGTCGCGGCGATGCGGGAGGCGATCGACAACGAGGAACCCGTGTCGGTCGAACTCCGCAACTACCGCAAGGACGGGACGGCGTTCTGGAACCGGGTGTTGATCTCGCCCATCCGCGACGACGAGGGGACGGTCACGAACTTCGTCGGCTTCCAGGAGGACGTAACCGAGCACGTCGAGACGCGGCGGGAGAACGAGGCGGTGTTCGAGCGGGTGTCGGACGCGTTCTTCGCGCTCGACCGGGAATGGCGCTACACGTACGTCAACGAACGGGCCGCGGAACTGGCCGGTCGTTCCGTCGAGGAACTGCTCGGAACGTGCGTCTGGGAGACGTCCCCCGAGGAGGTCGACACCGTCTTCGAACGGGAAGCCAAGCGCGCCATGGAGACCCAGAAGACGGTCGCGTTCGAGGAGTACTACCCACCGCTCGACGCGTGGTTTCGGGTCCGATTGTACCCCTCCGAGACGGGGCTGTCGGTGTACTTCCGCGACATCGGCGAGCAGAAGGCGACCGAGCGACGACTCGACCAGCGGACGGAGTGGATCGAGACGTTCGGCGACGTCCTCTCACACGACCTCCGGACGCCGCTGGCGGCGCTTCGAGGCCGTCTGCAACTGGCCCGCGAAACGGGGGCGGACGAACACTTCGACGCGGCCGAGGAGTCGCTCGCCCGCGTCGAGGCGCTCGTCGACGACCTCGCGACGGTCATGCGGGAGGGGAGCCTCGTCGGCGACCAGAGCGTCGTCGACATCGGTCGCGTCGCGCGGACGGTCTGGACGACGATCGACACCCCCGAGGCGACGCTCCGCGTCGAGGGCGTCCGGCCCGTTCGCGCCGACGAGCAGGCGCTGATGCGACTGTTGCAGAACCTCTTTCGTAACAGCGTGGAACACAGTTCCACGAGCAGTCGGCCATGGGCCGACGACAGTGTCGAGCACGGCTCGACAAGCCCTCGCTCGCAGGCTCGCGAGGACAGCGTGGAACACGACTCGACGAACGGCCGCCCGGAGGGGGAGGATGCGGCCGCCGTCGAGGAGGGCGGAGAACACGGTGAATCGACCGTCACCGTCACCCTCGGCATGCTCGACGAAGGAGGCGGCTTCTACGTCGCCGACGACGGCCCCGGCATCCCCGAAGGCGAGCGCGACCGCGTGTTCGAGTTGGGGTACACGACGAAGCCCGCCGGGTCCGGGTTCGGGCTGATGAGCGTCCAACAGATCGCGATGGCCCACGACTGGGAACTCTCCGTCACCGAGAGCGAGGCTGGTGGGGCGCGGTTCGAGATACGCGGCGTCGAGACATCGAAAGGCGACGATACGGACTGA